A segment of the Romboutsia sp. 13368 genome:
NNNNNNNNNNNNNNNNNNNNNNNNNNNNNNNNNNNNNNNNNNNNNNNNNNNNNNNNNNNNNNNNNNNNNNNNNNNNNNNNNNNNNNNNNNNNNNNNNNNNNNNNNNNNNNNNNNNNNNTATATTATTTTCAAATATATAAGATACCTCTTTTAGCTTTTCTATAATATTTATATGTTGAGGACAATGCTTTTCACACTTTCCACATTTAATACATAATGATGCATTTCTATATTCTTTTTTTAATATATCATAATTAGACTTATATTTTTCAAAACTATCGAACATAGATGCATTGTTCCAAATATTAAAACATTCGGGTATATTTATACTTTTAGGACAATCTATACAGTATTTACATCCTGTACAGTTAACCTTTATTTTTGATTTAAACTCTTCTTTTAATCTATTTATAGTATCCTCTTCATCTTTAGTAATAGATAGCGCTACTCCTTCTTTATCTACTATATCTAAATTTTCTTTAATTTGTTCTAAGTTAGACATACCACTTAAAACTACACTTATATTTGGATTGTTATATAAAAACTTAAATGCCCATCCTGCTGGACTTTTTTTAGTGGATGCATTATCAATAATCTCTATTAGTTTTGTAGATAAGTTATTTACTAATGCTCCTCCTCTAAGTGGTTCCATTATAACAACTCCTAAGTTCTTGCTTGAAGCATATAAAATCCCTTCAGTTCCAGCTTGGTAGTTTTCATCTAAATAATTATATTGTACTTGGGTAAAATCCCATTCATAATCATCTACTATTCTCTTATATACTTCTAGGTTATCATGGAATGAAAATCCTATGTATCTTACCTTATTTTCTTTTTTTATTTTTTCTAAGAATTCAAATAATCCTTGTTCTTTTATATAAGGATATATATTATCATTTAAGTTATGTACTAAATAAAAATCTATATAATCAGTTTGAAGTCTACTTAATTGTTYATTAAATATTCTATCCATATCTTCTCTATTTTTTATTAACCAAGTTGGTAATTTTGTAGCAATATTTACTTTTTCTCTATATCCATCTTTTAAAGCTCTTCCTACAAATCCTTCACTTTCTCCATTATGATATATATATGCTGTATCAATATAGTTTACACCTTTGTCTATAGCATACCTTAGCATACTAGTAGCTTCTTCTTCATTTATTTTTCCATCTATTTCTGGTAATCTCATACATCCAAGTCCTAATATAGNNNNNNNNATATTATAGCCATCTTATATGAATATATGGTGAATTTCTTATGAATTTAAWTTTTTCTAATTTTTACATCAATAAATTTGACAAATCTATTGAAAGAATCCTATAAAAATGCTAAATTATTTATAACAGAATATTATTTAGGAGAGTGATGGATAATGGACCATAGTCCTTTGGGAGGACAGAACTTAATAGCCATCGCTTATTTATTGTCTTTAAATAATTAATTTTTTATTTTGTTTATATAAATCAATTATTTAATAGATAATATTAAGTGATGAGATTTATAAAAACTTGATAAAGGATGATTTCAAATGATAAGATACTATAAAACTATTGACGAGAAATTAGAAAAGCTTAATTCTTTTGAAGACGGCTGTTGGATAAATCTTGTTGAACCAAATCAAAGTGAAATTAATGAAATTGCTAATTTACTAAATATAGATATAGATAGTATAAAATCTGCACTAGATGAAGAGGAACGTTCTAGAATAGATGTTGAAGATAACCATACACTTATACTTATAGATATACCTATAGATGAAAGTGATGAAAAGTCTTCTCACTACTCTACTATACCTTTAGGTATAATTCTTGTTGATAATGCCTTACTAACTGTTTGTACTGCTCAAACTAAAATATTAAATGACTTTATAGTAGGTCATATAAAGGATTTTTATACTTACAAGAAAACTAGATTCATACTTCAAATACTTCATAAAAATGCAACTTATTATCTTCACTACCTAAGAAGAATAAATAAGATGACAACTATAATAGAAAAAGAAATCTATAACTCTATGAAAAATAAGCAGCTTATACAACTTCTTGAACTAGAAAAATCTTTAGTATACTTCTCTACTTCACTTAAAGCTAATGAGCTAGTTTTAAATAAAATGGTTCGTACAAGCAGTATTAAAAAGTATCCAGATGATGAAGATTTACTAGAAGATGTTTTAGTAGAAAATAGACAGGCTGTTGAAATGGCAACAATCTATGGAGATATATTAAGTAGAATCATGGATGCCTTCAGTGCAATAATAAGTAACAACCAGAACGTAGTTATGCAATTTCTTACATCTGTAACWYTAATAACTACAATTCCAACTATAATATCAGGATTCTTCGGAATGAATGTTGGAGGAATTCCTTATGCTAATGATGTAAATGGATTTTGGATTGTTATGTTAATTACAACTTTAATTTGTTTAATTATAACATTTTTTATGTCTAGAAATAAATTACTATAAATTTAAAATAAAAAAGAAAGGTTATACCTTTCTTTTTTATTTTATTCTATTGATAACTTATATTGAGTATTTCAATAAAANNNNNNNNNNNNNNNNNNNNNNNNNNNNNNNNNNNNAACMTATTCMTCTTCCTCTTCATCTTTTTTCACTAATTCAAATGAACCTATTAAAGATTTATGTAAATCTATACTTATATTTGGCAACTGCCCTATTATATCTTTACTATTTTCATAATCTTTATGAGCTAATGATGTGTACATATCTAAGCTCTTTTTATAATATAGCCAAGCTAACATATACTCACATCTTGAGTCTTCATAACTAATACCTTCTTTAAAGTATTTTTCTGCTTCACTATATTTTTTTAATCTTAAGTTTAGTAATCCTAAATTATATATTGATTCTATACATTTTTTACCTCTAGATTTTTCATACCAATACTTTGCACTATCATATTCTTTATAAAAGATATCATATATTAATCCTACCATATGCTCAGAATATGTATTACCTTCATTTGCGGGTACTTCAAAGTATTTTTTTGCTTCTTCATATTTTTCTTCATCAAAATATAATTTACCTAAATTGATGTATGCATTTATATTATTCTTATTTGTAGCTATTTCAAAGTACCTTTTAGCTTCTTGGTTATTGCCTAAGTATTTATAAATTTCACCTAGCTTATAACTTGAATTACAGTCTCCACCATCACTAGCTTTTTTGTACCATATTATAGCTTCATCATAGTTTTCAAACTCTTCATATATATTACCTATTTTAACTTG
Coding sequences within it:
- a CDS encoding aldo/keto reductase: MXXXILGLGCMRLPEIDGKINEEEATSMLRYAIDKGVNYIDTAYIYHNGESEGFVGRALKDGYREKVNIATKLPTWLIKNREDMDRIFNXQLSRLQTDYIDFYLVHNLNDNIYPYIKEQGLFEFLEKIKKENKVRYIGFSFHDNLEVYKRIVDDYEWDFTQVQYNYLDENYQAGTEGILYASSKNLGVVIMEPLRGGALVNNLSTKLIEIIDNASTKKSPAGWAFKFLYNNPNISVVLSGMSNLEQIKENLDIVDKEGVALSITKDEEDTINRLKEEFKSKIKVNCTGCKYCIDCPKSINIPECFNIWNNASMFDSFEKYKSNYDILKKEYRNASLCIKCGKCEKHCPQHINIIEKLKEVSYIFENNI
- a CDS encoding magnesium transporter CorA family protein, which produces MIRYYKTIDEKLEKLNSFEDGCWINLVEPNQSEINEIANLLNIDIDSIKSALDEEERSRIDVEDNHTLILIDIPIDESDEKSSHYSTIPLGIILVDNALLTVCTAQTKILNDFIVGHIKDFYTYKKTRFILQILHKNATYYLHYLRRINKMTTIIEKEIYNSMKNKQLIQLLELEKSLVYFSTSLKANELVLNKMVRTSSIKKYPDDEDLLEDVLVENRQAVEMATIYGDILSRIMDAFSAIISNNQNVVMQFLTSVTLITTIPTIISGFFGMNVGGIPYANDVNGFWIVMLITTLICLIITFFMSRNKLL